The following are from one region of the Betaproteobacteria bacterium genome:
- a CDS encoding DNA-binding protein encodes MPEQALIDGLKFASEGRRLAGELALAAMPRLQDSTFEPAGRVHYALIGTTDRHGHPIIEVSVRGTVPLQCQRCLERLDFELDRTSRLAPVAPGAQLPDIAEEDPDTEAIAATEVANVADLIEQEVLLGLPLAPVHDQPCTPAQGPSAAKVESPFAVLRTLKQKQE; translated from the coding sequence ATGCCGGAGCAGGCTCTGATCGATGGCCTGAAGTTCGCCAGCGAAGGTCGGCGCCTCGCCGGCGAGCTGGCCTTGGCCGCGATGCCGAGGCTGCAGGACAGCACCTTCGAGCCGGCAGGGCGTGTGCACTATGCCTTGATCGGGACGACCGATCGGCACGGCCACCCGATCATCGAGGTGAGCGTGCGCGGGACCGTCCCGCTACAGTGCCAGCGCTGTCTGGAGCGTCTGGATTTCGAATTGGACCGAACGTCCCGGCTGGCGCCGGTTGCGCCAGGGGCACAGTTGCCGGATATCGCGGAAGAGGACCCCGACACTGAGGCGATTGCGGCAACCGAAGTAGCGAATGTCGCCGATCTGATCGAACAGGAAGTCCTGCTCGGATTGCCGTTGGCCCCGGTGCACGACCAGCCTTGTACGCCGGCGCAAGGGCCGAGCGCAGCGAAGGTCGAATCGCCGTTCGCGGTGCTGCGAACGCTGAAGCAGAAACAGGAGTAG
- the maf gene encoding septum formation protein Maf, producing MVFSSEDRLVLASGSRYRKALLEQLRLRYSVCPADIDESPLHDESPAALATRLACQKARAVAPRYPDSLIIGSDQVASIDGRSAFSKPLDHAGAVAQLRAMSGRTVLFHTAVCVLNAARATQRTALVPTEVHFRQLASDVIETYLRADQPYDCAGSARIEGLGIALVDRVRSDDPSALLGLPLIALLDLLAAEGVSPL from the coding sequence ATGGTGTTTTCCAGCGAAGACAGGCTCGTCCTGGCGTCCGGATCGCGCTATCGCAAGGCGCTGCTGGAGCAGTTGCGGCTGCGCTATAGCGTGTGTCCGGCTGACATCGACGAGTCGCCGCTGCACGACGAATCGCCCGCCGCGTTGGCGACAAGACTCGCCTGCCAAAAGGCGCGTGCGGTCGCGCCGCGCTATCCCGATAGCCTCATCATCGGCTCCGATCAGGTTGCCAGCATCGATGGCCGCTCGGCGTTCAGCAAGCCGCTCGACCACGCCGGCGCCGTTGCGCAATTGCGCGCGATGAGCGGACGCACGGTGCTGTTCCATACCGCGGTGTGCGTTCTGAATGCCGCTCGCGCGACGCAACGGACCGCGCTGGTGCCGACCGAGGTCCATTTCCGGCAACTGGCCTCGGACGTGATCGAGACCTACCTCCGCGCGGATCAGCCCTACGACTGCGCCGGCAGCGCGCGCATCGAAGGACTCGGTATCGCGCTGGTCGATCGGGTGCGCAGCGACGACCCCTCCGCCTTGCTCGGTTTGCCCCTGATCGCACTGCTCGACTTGCTGGCGGCCGAAGGCGTCAGCCCGCTCTAA
- a CDS encoding S49 family peptidase → MPHDSLRSEPAAGEPQWERAALEKIALASLQEQRRSRRWGIFFKLLGFIYLFALLFVALGWLGKRDGVSPVRHTALVEINGVIGADLPGAAENITAGLQEAFKDKATQGVVLRINSPGGSPVQAAQINDEIRRLREKYPDTPLYAVVEDICASGGYYVAVASDKIFVNESSIVGSIGVLMDGFGFSSVLDKLGIERRLLTAGENKGFLDPFSPLEPAQKAHAQKMLDAIHQQFIKVVREGRGDRLKETPDTFTGLMWTGEESIEMGLADALGSVEYVAREVIKAEEMVDFTPRENIAERVAKRFGAAMAEALVRAGMMASDRVMLR, encoded by the coding sequence ATGCCACACGATTCCCTACGCTCGGAACCCGCCGCAGGAGAGCCCCAGTGGGAGCGTGCGGCGCTGGAGAAAATCGCACTCGCCTCGCTGCAGGAGCAACGGCGCTCGCGCCGCTGGGGCATTTTCTTCAAGCTGCTCGGCTTCATCTATCTGTTCGCGCTGCTGTTCGTCGCGCTCGGCTGGCTCGGCAAGCGCGACGGCGTATCGCCCGTGCGGCATACCGCGTTGGTCGAGATCAACGGCGTGATCGGAGCCGATCTTCCGGGGGCTGCAGAGAACATCACGGCCGGATTGCAGGAAGCGTTCAAGGACAAGGCGACCCAGGGGGTGGTGTTGCGCATCAACAGCCCGGGTGGCAGCCCGGTGCAGGCCGCGCAGATCAACGACGAGATCCGGCGCCTGCGCGAGAAGTACCCCGACACGCCGCTCTACGCGGTGGTGGAGGATATCTGCGCTTCGGGCGGCTATTACGTCGCGGTTGCGAGCGACAAGATCTTCGTCAACGAATCGAGCATCGTGGGCTCCATCGGTGTGCTCATGGACGGTTTCGGCTTCTCCAGCGTGCTGGACAAACTGGGCATCGAACGACGCTTGCTGACCGCGGGCGAGAACAAGGGCTTCCTGGATCCGTTTTCGCCGCTGGAACCGGCACAGAAAGCGCACGCGCAAAAGATGCTCGACGCCATTCACCAGCAGTTCATCAAGGTGGTGCGCGAGGGCCGCGGCGATCGGCTGAAAGAAACGCCCGACACGTTCACCGGGCTCATGTGGACCGGAGAAGAAAGCATCGAGATGGGGCTCGCCGATGCGCTCGGCAGCGTCGAGTACGTCGCACGCGAAGTGATCAAGGCCGAGGAAATGGTGGATTTCACCCCGCGCGAGAACATCGCCGAGCGCGTTGCCAAGCGCTTCGGCGCCGCCATGGCCGAAGCGCTGGTGCGAGCCGGCATGATGGCGTCCGACCGCGTCATGCTGCGCTAG
- a CDS encoding RluA family pseudouridine synthase, with product MKPLGKDSATWIEADETVAGQRVDNMLLKVLKGVPRQHIYRLVRTGQVRVNSARVDPTYRVQAGDRVRIPPVRIAQRASTDAAPAPAARFQATIVHEDDHLAAIDKPAGIAVHGGSGISRGVIEEMRLARPRLKYLELVHRLDRDTSGVLLLAKKRSALVALHAAIREGAVRKLYTLLVRGRFLQPRREVDVALEKYLLPGGDRRVKAGSRGLASRTVFTLERHIGEYSLLQAELITGRTHQIRVHGAHIGHPIAGDDKYGDFAANKAAARGGLKRMFLHAARIELRHPATGEPLVLEAPLPPELSAFLGRLERDRVAIE from the coding sequence ATGAAGCCTTTGGGCAAAGATTCAGCGACCTGGATAGAGGCCGACGAGACGGTCGCGGGGCAGCGAGTGGACAATATGCTGCTCAAAGTGCTGAAGGGCGTGCCACGCCAGCACATCTATCGCCTGGTGCGCACCGGCCAGGTTCGGGTCAACAGCGCCCGGGTCGATCCCACGTATCGCGTGCAAGCAGGCGACCGGGTCCGGATTCCGCCCGTACGGATCGCGCAACGCGCCTCCACGGACGCGGCGCCGGCCCCCGCTGCCCGCTTTCAGGCGACCATCGTCCATGAAGACGATCACTTGGCTGCGATCGATAAGCCGGCCGGGATCGCGGTGCACGGCGGCAGCGGCATTTCGCGCGGCGTCATCGAGGAGATGCGACTGGCGCGGCCGCGGCTCAAGTACCTGGAGTTGGTGCATCGACTCGACCGCGACACCTCGGGTGTCCTGCTGTTGGCCAAGAAACGCAGCGCCCTGGTGGCGCTTCATGCCGCCATCCGCGAGGGTGCGGTGCGCAAGCTCTATACGCTCCTGGTCCGGGGCCGCTTTCTGCAGCCGCGGCGCGAAGTCGACGTTGCCCTGGAGAAGTACCTGCTGCCGGGCGGCGATCGGCGCGTGAAGGCAGGCAGCCGCGGCCTCGCGTCGCGCACCGTGTTCACGCTCGAGCGCCACATCGGGGAATACAGCCTGCTGCAGGCCGAGCTCATCACGGGACGCACCCACCAGATTCGCGTCCACGGCGCGCATATCGGTCACCCGATCGCGGGCGACGACAAGTATGGCGACTTCGCAGCCAACAAGGCAGCCGCGCGCGGGGGCTTGAAACGTATGTTCCTGCACGCTGCCCGAATCGAGCTTCGGCATCCCGCCACGGGTGAGCCGCTCGTCCTGGAAGCGCCGCTGCCGCCCGAGCTGAGTGCCTTTCTCGGACGCCTCGAGCGCGATCGGGTCGCGATCGAATAG
- a CDS encoding PrpF protein: MSSLAPLPSAASFGRLPAPELEDFVPRATGGIAQFPVYYMRGGTSTGIVLWHEHVPEEQALKEELIRAIMGVPACGESRGNKQTTGLGRGAPTSNKVFIVSRPNTSEADIASTLAQLAADKSAIDWSVNCGNMSAALPMYALETGLIEAAAGRTTVRIFNTNTGVTTDATVRTPDANPFIPPDTEIPGVMGKFPGVELTLRHPVGAKTGKLLPTCHPSDSICGIDVSCVDVAVPMVILRAADVGKTGLETPDELSRDGKLKERLREIWVAAGLKMGLRRRGGSLMTAADLAHSETVPKVCLISPGEGDVHISARYFTPQSPHSSLAVTGGCCLAVACLVPGTVANAVAQGLAPVSEMHGICTVAMRNPAGVLRARIGATVGTNGLRVTSVAYERSAQLLLRGHFPIYGASPELREFAARW, translated from the coding sequence ATGAGCTCGCTTGCGCCGCTGCCGTCTGCGGCCTCATTCGGAAGATTGCCGGCACCGGAACTGGAAGATTTCGTACCGCGCGCGACCGGGGGCATAGCGCAGTTCCCCGTCTACTACATGCGCGGCGGAACTTCCACTGGCATCGTGCTGTGGCACGAGCACGTGCCCGAAGAGCAGGCGCTGAAGGAAGAGCTGATACGCGCCATCATGGGCGTTCCGGCGTGCGGCGAGTCGCGAGGCAACAAACAGACCACCGGTCTGGGACGCGGCGCTCCGACCAGCAACAAGGTCTTCATCGTCTCGCGCCCGAACACGAGCGAGGCCGACATCGCGAGCACGCTGGCGCAGCTCGCCGCCGACAAGTCGGCGATCGACTGGAGCGTGAACTGCGGCAACATGTCGGCCGCGTTGCCGATGTATGCGCTCGAGACCGGCCTCATCGAGGCGGCGGCCGGCCGCACCACGGTGCGCATCTTCAATACCAACACCGGCGTTACGACCGATGCAACGGTGCGCACGCCGGATGCCAACCCATTCATCCCGCCCGATACCGAGATCCCCGGCGTCATGGGGAAGTTCCCGGGTGTCGAGCTCACCTTGCGCCATCCCGTGGGGGCGAAAACCGGAAAGCTGCTGCCCACTTGCCATCCGAGCGACTCGATCTGCGGAATCGACGTGTCATGCGTCGACGTCGCCGTCCCGATGGTGATCCTGCGCGCTGCCGATGTCGGCAAGACGGGCCTGGAAACGCCCGACGAGCTCTCGCGCGATGGGAAGCTGAAGGAGCGGTTGCGCGAAATCTGGGTAGCTGCCGGCTTGAAGATGGGTCTGCGCCGCCGCGGCGGATCATTGATGACGGCGGCCGATCTGGCGCACAGCGAGACCGTGCCGAAGGTGTGCCTGATTTCGCCCGGAGAAGGCGACGTGCACATCAGTGCGCGCTACTTCACGCCCCAGTCGCCGCACAGCTCGCTGGCGGTGACCGGCGGCTGTTGCCTGGCGGTCGCTTGCCTGGTGCCGGGCACCGTGGCCAATGCCGTGGCGCAGGGTCTTGCTCCGGTGAGCGAGATGCACGGCATCTGCACGGTCGCCATGCGCAATCCCGCGGGCGTGCTGCGCGCGCGCATCGGCGCCACGGTCGGTACCAACGGATTGCGCGTGACCTCGGTTGCCTACGAGCGCAGCGCGCAGCTGCTGCTGCGCGGCCACTTCCCCATCTACGGCGCCTCGCCCGAGCTGCGCGAGTTCGCCGCGCGCTGGTAG
- a CDS encoding low molecular weight phosphotyrosine protein phosphatase, translating into MFVCLGNVCRSPTAEAVFRQRLHTAGLSDRVACASAGTHGFNRGASADGRARAAAQRRGYDMSRMRGRCIADEDFARFDLVLAMDRQNLEALRSRCPGDKSERLRLLMEFARMHDALDIPDPYYGNAKAFELVLDMIEDACESLVDHVRDRYLAAASATAPGESRPPGL; encoded by the coding sequence CTGTTCGTCTGCCTCGGCAACGTCTGTCGCTCGCCGACCGCTGAAGCGGTGTTCAGGCAACGGCTGCACACGGCCGGACTTTCCGACCGGGTTGCGTGCGCGTCCGCGGGCACGCACGGTTTCAACCGGGGTGCCTCGGCCGACGGCCGCGCGCGCGCCGCGGCGCAACGGCGCGGCTACGACATGTCGCGCATGCGCGGGCGCTGCATCGCCGACGAAGATTTCGCCCGCTTCGATCTGGTGCTGGCCATGGACCGGCAGAACCTGGAGGCGCTGCGTAGCCGCTGCCCTGGCGACAAGTCCGAACGGCTGCGGCTACTGATGGAATTTGCGCGCATGCACGACGCGCTCGATATTCCCGATCCGTATTACGGCAACGCCAAGGCGTTCGAGCTGGTGCTCGACATGATCGAGGACGCGTGCGAGTCGCTGGTCGATCATGTTCGGGACCGCTACCTCGCGGCTGCGAGCGCGACGGCGCCCGGCGAGTCGCGTCCGCCGGGCCTTTGA
- the uvrB gene encoding excinuclease ABC subunit UvrB, which produces MRTFPGSPYRLHQTFEPAGDQPEAIDRLVEGVQAGLGCQTLLGVTGSGKTYTMANVIGRLGCPALVMAPNKTLAAQLYSEMREFFPENAIEYFVSYYDYYQPEAYVPSRDLYIEKDSSINEHIEQMRLSATKSLLERPDAIIVATVSAIYGIGDPVDYHGMILHLRERERIGQRDILKRLTEMQYQRNEADFRRGTFRVRGDVIDVYPAESAEQALRICLFDDEVETLTLFDPLTGQILHRVGRYTVYPSSHYVTPRATTLRAIEAIKLELAQRLEFFQREGRLLEAQRIEQRTRFDLEMLNEMGFCKGIENYSRPLSGRKEGEPPPTLIDYLPPNTLMIIDESHVTIPQIGGMYRGDRSRKETLVEYGFRLPSALDNRPLRFDEFEGKMLRTIFVSATPGDYERRKQARVVEQVVRPTGLVDPMIEVRPAATQVDDLMSEIRARVERDERVLVTTLTKRMAEDLTEYLADHSLRVRYLHSDIDTVERVEIIRDLRLGEFDVLVGINLLREGLDIPEVSLVAILDADKEGFLRSTRSLIQTIGRAARHINGTTIMYADVLTNSMRQAIDETERRRVKQEAYNAAHGIVPRGVSKRVKDIIEGVYDAGESHQQQKAAQARKAYEAMSEKELTREVKRVEKEMLEAARRLEFERAADLRNRLAQLKRRLFIEDLP; this is translated from the coding sequence GTGCGCACATTTCCGGGCAGCCCCTACCGGCTGCACCAGACGTTCGAGCCAGCCGGCGATCAGCCCGAGGCGATCGACCGGCTGGTCGAAGGCGTGCAGGCCGGGCTCGGGTGCCAGACGCTGCTCGGCGTGACGGGCTCCGGCAAGACCTACACCATGGCGAACGTGATCGGGCGGCTGGGCTGCCCGGCGCTCGTGATGGCGCCCAACAAGACGCTCGCCGCCCAGCTCTATTCCGAGATGCGGGAGTTCTTTCCGGAAAACGCGATCGAGTACTTCGTCTCGTACTACGACTACTACCAGCCGGAGGCCTACGTCCCTTCGCGCGATCTCTATATCGAAAAGGACTCGAGCATCAACGAGCACATCGAGCAGATGCGGCTTTCTGCCACCAAGTCGCTGCTCGAGCGCCCGGACGCGATCATCGTGGCGACGGTGTCGGCCATCTACGGCATCGGCGACCCGGTCGATTATCACGGCATGATCCTGCACCTGCGCGAGCGCGAGCGCATCGGCCAGCGCGACATCCTCAAACGCCTGACCGAGATGCAGTACCAGCGCAACGAGGCCGATTTCCGTCGCGGCACCTTCCGCGTGCGCGGCGACGTGATCGACGTGTACCCCGCCGAGAGCGCGGAACAGGCGTTGCGGATCTGCTTGTTCGACGACGAGGTGGAGACGCTGACGCTGTTCGATCCGCTCACCGGGCAGATCCTGCACCGGGTCGGACGCTATACCGTGTATCCGTCCAGCCACTACGTGACGCCGCGCGCGACGACCCTGCGCGCGATCGAGGCCATCAAGCTCGAGCTCGCGCAGCGGCTGGAATTCTTCCAGCGCGAGGGCCGGCTGCTGGAAGCGCAGCGCATCGAGCAGCGCACCCGCTTCGATCTCGAGATGCTGAACGAAATGGGCTTCTGCAAGGGCATCGAAAACTACTCGCGTCCCTTGAGCGGGCGCAAGGAGGGCGAGCCTCCGCCCACGCTGATCGACTACCTGCCGCCGAACACGCTCATGATCATCGACGAGAGCCACGTCACCATCCCGCAGATCGGCGGGATGTATCGTGGCGACCGCTCGCGCAAGGAGACACTGGTCGAGTACGGCTTTCGCCTTCCGAGCGCGCTCGACAACCGGCCGCTGCGATTCGACGAGTTCGAGGGAAAGATGTTGCGCACGATCTTCGTCTCGGCCACGCCGGGCGACTACGAGCGGCGCAAGCAGGCACGCGTGGTGGAGCAGGTGGTGCGACCTACCGGCCTGGTGGATCCGATGATCGAGGTGCGCCCGGCGGCCACGCAGGTGGACGACCTCATGTCCGAGATCCGGGCGCGTGTCGAGCGCGACGAGCGCGTGCTCGTCACGACGCTCACCAAGCGCATGGCCGAGGACCTCACCGAGTACCTCGCCGACCACAGCCTGCGGGTGCGCTACCTGCACTCGGACATCGACACGGTCGAGCGGGTGGAGATCATCCGCGATCTGCGCCTCGGCGAATTCGACGTGCTGGTCGGGATCAACCTGCTGCGCGAAGGACTGGACATTCCCGAGGTGTCGCTGGTGGCCATCCTGGATGCGGACAAGGAAGGGTTCCTGCGCTCCACGCGCTCGCTCATCCAGACCATCGGGCGCGCCGCACGGCACATCAACGGCACCACCATCATGTATGCCGATGTCCTCACCAATTCGATGCGCCAGGCGATCGACGAGACCGAGCGCCGGCGCGTCAAGCAGGAAGCCTACAACGCCGCCCACGGCATCGTGCCGCGCGGCGTCAGCAAGCGCGTCAAGGACATCATCGAGGGCGTGTACGATGCCGGCGAATCGCACCAGCAGCAGAAGGCCGCCCAGGCGCGCAAGGCCTACGAGGCAATGAGCGAGAAGGAGCTCACCCGGGAAGTGAAGCGGGTGGAAAAGGAAATGCTGGAGGCTGCGCGCCGGCTGGAGTTCGAGCGTGCCGCCGACTTGCGCAATCGCCTCGCCCAGCTCAAGCGTCGCTTGTTCATCGAAGACCTGCCTTGA
- a CDS encoding aminotransferase class I/II-fold pyridoxal phosphate-dependent enzyme produces MSSFSLASIEMAPRDPILGLTEAFNADPNPAKVNLGQGVYVDDSGKVPVLECVRRVEHALAEGARPRSYLPIDGLPAYDRIAQEVLLGPDHGALRDKRVVTVQSLGGTGALKVGADFLRRADPQAQVWISDPSWENHRALFEYAGFEVNTYPYYEPASHGCRFDAMLAGLAGLPAGAIVVLHACCHNPTGVDLSQAQWQRVLDVVRQRGLVPFLDIAYQGFGDGLEQDAYAVRLFADALPAVFVAGSYSKSLSLYGERVGALSVVTGSADEAARVLSQLKRIIRTNYSNPPTHGGEVAAMVLSNPELRALWERELGLMRERIKLMRRLLVEKVREQRADFDFSYMLDQRGMFSYSGLTQAQVQALREKHSIYAVDSGRICVAALSTANVDYVARSIAQVLVTTR; encoded by the coding sequence ATGTCCTCATTTTCCCTGGCGTCGATCGAAATGGCGCCGCGCGATCCGATCCTCGGCCTCACCGAAGCATTCAACGCCGATCCCAATCCCGCCAAGGTCAACCTCGGCCAGGGTGTCTACGTCGACGACTCGGGCAAGGTGCCGGTGCTCGAATGCGTACGCCGTGTCGAGCACGCGCTCGCCGAGGGCGCTCGGCCGCGCAGCTACCTGCCGATCGACGGCTTGCCGGCCTACGACCGAATCGCGCAGGAGGTGCTGCTCGGCCCGGATCATGGCGCGCTGCGCGACAAGCGGGTGGTCACGGTGCAAAGTCTGGGCGGAACCGGCGCGCTCAAGGTGGGCGCGGACTTTCTGCGCCGCGCCGATCCGCAGGCGCAAGTCTGGATCAGCGACCCGAGCTGGGAAAATCATCGCGCCCTGTTCGAGTATGCCGGCTTCGAGGTCAATACCTACCCGTATTACGAACCGGCCTCGCACGGCTGCCGTTTCGACGCCATGCTGGCGGGGCTCGCCGGGCTGCCTGCCGGCGCAATCGTCGTCCTGCACGCCTGCTGCCACAACCCGACCGGGGTCGATCTGTCGCAGGCGCAGTGGCAGCGCGTGCTGGACGTGGTCAGGCAGCGCGGCCTCGTGCCCTTTCTCGACATCGCCTACCAGGGATTCGGCGACGGCCTGGAACAGGACGCCTACGCGGTGCGGCTGTTCGCCGATGCGCTGCCGGCGGTATTCGTGGCGGGTTCCTACTCCAAGTCGCTGTCGCTCTACGGCGAGCGGGTCGGCGCGCTCAGCGTCGTTACCGGAAGCGCCGACGAAGCGGCCCGCGTCCTGAGCCAGTTGAAGCGCATCATCCGGACCAACTATTCCAACCCGCCCACGCACGGGGGCGAGGTGGCTGCCATGGTGCTGTCGAACCCGGAGCTGCGCGCGCTGTGGGAGCGCGAGCTGGGCTTGATGCGCGAGCGCATCAAGCTCATGCGCCGGCTGCTGGTGGAGAAAGTTCGCGAGCAGCGCGCCGATTTCGATTTCAGCTACATGCTCGACCAGCGCGGCATGTTCTCCTACTCCGGGCTCACCCAGGCGCAGGTCCAGGCACTGCGGGAGAAGCATTCGATATACGCCGTCGACAGCGGGCGCATCTGCGTCGCGGCGCTCAGCACCGCCAACGTCGATTACGTCGCGCGCTCCATCGCCCAGGTGCTCGTGACTACGCGTTGA